The genomic interval TGGAAATACTCTTTCTTATCGGACGAATACTCTTTGGCGGATTTTTCTTTCTCAACGGTATCAACCACCTTACCAAGAGCAGCGGTCTGATCGGCTATGCCGCCGCAATGGGTGTACCAATGCCGAAACTGGCAGTGCTTGGTTCCGGTATCATGATCCTTCTTGCCGGTCTTGGTATCGTTCTCGGTGTCTATCCTACTATCGGGCTGATCCTCGTTCTCACCTTTCTTTTGCCGGTCACCTTCACCATGCACCAGTTCTGGAAGCACACCGATGATGCACTAAAAATGAACGACCAGATCAACTTCATGAAGAACCTGGCATTGATCGGTGCAACAATAATGCTCTTGGCGCTTCCCCTAGAATGGGCGTACACCATCATTACACTCTAGAAAAAGTCCTCCGGACCGACTTTGGACCACAGAAACAGCTTGTCTAACGCAAAATAAACGGCTCACATGCTTTGTGAGCCGTTTATTTCTACCGAAAACTGTCTACTAACCAAACAACTTTTACATGAGACACTATGACTTCTTCCAGAAATTGAGCTTCCCATACTGCTCAGCGCCTTTTCCAAGAACTTTCGGCCACTGCTCAGGCATCGGTTCCACCTTCGGACGTATGGTGTGGAGATTTTCAAAGCCGTGCATAGAGTCGTCTTCCCAAGTTACCTGTTCGACATGATCAAAATTATGCTCGAACGGCTCTTCGCCAAGGAATTTATATATACTGTCCATGACCCGCTTTGGGCTGTTAGTGAGATCATTAAAGTCGATCAGATACATTCGGTCGGAATACCCGCGATTGATCGCATCTTTCAGGCGATTGTACGCAAGTCCCACCGGTTGCTCAGGCCTCAACCACACCTCACATCTTCCCTGGACGGTCTGAAACTGAAAGTAGTGTTCCTGCTCTTGTACCACCTGCTTCGTCTCCGATGTCTGTCTCCACAGTTTTTCAAAGCTTGCCAGCACATCTCGAATGTCACGGACCGGCACCAGTACCTTTGCCTTGCGTCCGAGAATTGATTCGGCCATACCTAGCTGAGAAAGCCAGCCACGTGACTTGTCAAACACCACCTCTTCTTCAATGTTACTGTAGTATCCACCCAAAATAGAGCGGAGCACTCGAAGCTTTGCGGTTTCGTCCGGATGCGCCTTGAACTCGATTAATTTATCCCAATTATTTCGTGTTGCGAAAAGCACATCAAGTATGCCGCTCGTGTGGCTCGCCGAAAAACGCGGATTTTGCGAAAGAATATTGGCTAGCAGTGTTGAACCTGCCCGCGGAAGCCCGGAAATAAAGTGAAACGTTTTATCTTTTCGAACCTTATTTTCTTTGTTTGCACCGCCTTTTTCCTGCATATCCTCCTTTAGTTCTGTAGATGTCATATATATGCCCGATTTATCCTTCTGTTCTTCTGTTTCTATTTATGCTCTCTTGTGCATACTCTTTGTGCGTGCTTTTTATGCGTGATAGCTATACTACCATACTACCCCACAAAAAATCGAGCGCACATTCCTCCCACCCTCCTCCCGAGGTTAAACCTAGGGACAAGCAGGATCCTAGGTTTAACCTCGGGAGATACCGTCTGCTAGCATGTATCCTCATAGTCCAACCATTCCTTGATCTCCTTATTCATTGCACCTGAAAAATAATCAGGAAAAGACCCTTTACTTAAAATGGCTTCTTCGGGGCGTCCCATATCTACATAGTCAGGATAGCTTGAGTGCTGGTAGTCCTCTAGTTTCAGATCATTCCCTACTATTTCCCTTGGATTCAAATGAATATAAGCAAACAGATATTTAAGATGGCTGTCATCTAGAATATGACGAGCCTTAAAAGACGACCCGAACAAAGCCCCGGTACGCTCATATTTTTTATTAATGAACATAGTGTATGACGTCATCAATTTCTGCATAAATTTACTGATCCCACCATCTACTTTTTCTCGGACAAGTAAATGAAAATGATTTGGCATAAGGCAGTACGCTCCTATATCAACAATTGATTCACCTCTCTCAGTTTCGTACAAACTCCCTCCCGAGGTTAAACCTAGGGAGAGGGCTTTCTTTGCATCACGAATATTCACTGACTGCTCAGTATTGTGAAGATATAATCCCTCTTTAAATCTGCGATAGTCTGATTCTTGCCGATATGTTTTGACCTTCTCCGCTCCTCGCGAATACAAGTGATAATATTCCCCAGGAGCAAAAACGTAGTTACGAGACATAGCTATTTGTAGTTTATCAAATTTCCCGAGGTTAAACCTAGGGACAAGCAGGATCCTAGGTTTAACCTCGGGAGAATAATGATTGTGTCGATTTTTTATCTCCCCATCTGGTAGAGTCGTTGAACTTCGTCAGCGGAGAGAGAGCGATTGTAGATTCGGACGTCATCTATTTTTCCACTATAATCTCTGTCTGTTGTATATGTACGGGCTATTTTGAACGAAACGTTGTTCGTATTCATATCATCAGTTTTAGTCTCTTGGCTTTCGTAGCTCACCTCTTCACCATCAACAAATAACCGCCCATTACCTCCGTTCTCATTTTTTGACCACGTAAAAATAACATGATGCCATGTGTTGGCAGATAAATAACCATCATTACTCTTAACCTCATCAAAACTGGTACCATCAGGACTTCCTAAAAACACGGCAACATTACCATCGTTTTCTGTATTCATATCCATTGCATACGCTCGCTGAGAACCACTTGTATCGTACTTGCTCATTATATTGTGTCGGACTGATACGGTATCAATATTCACCCACGTAGACATTGTGATCGCGGATGTTAGATCAAGAGAAGCGCTATCGCCTGCATCGACATAATCCCCATCTCCATCAAACTCAAACGCCTGGCCGATCTTGCCTATAGCCGGAGAAGCATCACCATTTATTGTGCCGTCATTACTACTCCCGGAAACATCGTCCACGGTTGAGCCGGACACATCAGGTCCGTCAAATGACCAGTACCCCACCAAGCCGTTGGTGAATTGGTCATTGCGAGGAGCATTTTCGGTAAATGGTTTAGTTGCGTTGTACAGTCCGGTGATCTCATCGTCTGAGAGAGCGCGGTCGTATACTCGAACATCATCGATCAAGCCTTCAAACGGAGCTGACGTGCCCTGATTCCCTATTCTGAGGGGCTGTCCGTTTGTTATAGGATCACCACTGTAGTCAGAAATATCACTGGATTCTCCCTCGATACCATTCTTATAAATACGCACTTCGTCCTGGTCTCTATCTATAACCACGATAACATGGGTCCACACGTCTCGATCGATACTATCAAACCACGTTGTTGCAACATTTGTACTACCATCAGATAAGGAGTGCTGGAGGTGCATACTTTCATTGTCACCTGATTGTTGTATACGCAACTTCCATCCCTCTATATTATTGCTATTCGTTTTCTTGCCAACTATAGCCATCCTAGTGTACGGTGCCTCTGCTTTTACTTTTATCCACGCAGTGGCAGTGAGAGAGCCGGTGCCAAGATCAAAATCACTATTATCTGGATGACTTACGTAATCATCAACCCCATCAAACTCCAGTGCCTGGCCGGCAATGCCGATTCGGCGAACTGGAGCATCTTCAAGCGTGCCGTCATTATCACCAAACACATCCGTCGCTGTTGCACTCGTCATATCCGGGCCGTCAAAGGTCCAGTGAGAGATAAGACCGTCGGTGTACTTGCCTATTGTGCTAGCGTTGCGGGTAACACTGCCGGACCTGCTATAAAGATCGGCAATTTCTGAAGCAGAGAGAGCGCGGTTGTAGACCCGCATTTCATCAAGCGTACCGGCAAGATAGCCCCATGCATTCCATCTACCGATCGACGGGTCTGTGCCATTATATTTATCGCCTGAAATATTTATTGTATTTGTTCCATCACCACTCACGACCCCGTCAACGTAAGCAGTAGCTGATACCGATGTTCCCACATCTTCAACAACCACAACAACATGGTGCCACGTACCATCATTTATAGTTGTATTCAGTAAACCGCTTTCTGCTCCATCACCGTCACTATTCTGAACACGAAAAGTGATCCCCCCGCTTCGTAATCCAAGAACCCAGTACGGGTTCTCGACTGCTCTTTGGGAAGAAATAATACCATTTGCTGAATCACTATCTGTGGTTTTTATCCAAAAAGAGAAGGTTGTATCTCTATTATCTATATCCGCCCAATCACCGGCAGGCAATGAAATATTATTAATTGTATCCCCATCGAAGAAAAAAGCTCCACCCCGAATTCCACTAGACCATCCGGTAACATCACTGAATGTCCCATCATTCCCGTTCCCGCTAAAATCACCGGCGACCGTTCCGGCGCCTTCGTCAAAACTCCAGTAGCCGACCAGACCGAGGTTGTTCGGGGGACGAGAAATGACAGCTGCTTCTGCGTCGCCGACAGGAAGAATGAAGAACACTCCGCATAGTATAGAGAGAAAGAAAACGCCAAATAATTTAGGCTGAATTTCAAGTTTCAAATTTTGAATTTTAATTGAGTGCATATTTGTAATTACGCATTACCTTCCCATATGATACAAACGCTTAACTTCATCGGCAGAGAGAGCGCGGTTGTAGATGCGAACGTCATCAACTAATCCATCTAAGTAGTGAGTCCCCCCGTCCCCCCTTGCACCAATCGCCATATCTGCACTGCTAGTTACTGGAGTAAAGCTCGTTTCTATAGTTTTATCTAAAGCTCCGTTAATATAGATCTTCATTGCAGAACCATTATACGTTCCAGTAATATGTGTCCACTCTTCTTGCGGTAAATCGCCATTTGAAGAGTGACTGTTAGCAGCTCCCCCAGAAGAATACATTGAGAAGAAAGCTTTATTTTGCCCTGATTCACCACCAAGCCACCAATTTCTTGTTGAGTTGCTACCTGTCTGTCTAGAACTTAGTGCATGCCAGGTAGAATTATTTTCACGATAGATCCAACCGGAGACAGTTAGGTTAGTGAGGCCATCCATAGGTGAAACCAAGATATAATCCCCGCTCCCATCAAACGAAAACCCCTGACCAATCACCCCGGCCGCAGGCGACACATCCCCGTTTAGAGTACCGTCATTTCCATTCCCCGACACATCATCCGCGGTCGAAGCAGACACATCCGGACCGTCAAACGACCAGTGCCCGACAAGTCCGTTGGTCAGCAGGTCGTTGCGGTTTGCATTTTCGGTACTTGGTTTTGTTGCGTTGTACAACCCCTTTACTTCTTCTGCTGAAAGTGCTCGATCATAGACACGGTAATCGTCAGCTTTTCCGACATATCGATGTCCTGTTTCTGACTTTGACGCACCAAACCGATCAAGAAATATACCCACACTCGAATCGATCGTTCCTTTAAACTCTCCATTTATATAAATGTTGTACGTATACGTCGAACCGCCATCAAATTCTTTGGTTAACGTAACATAATTCCATTTATTGATACCTGAAAAATATGCTTGTGGTGAGAACACGGTGTTTGTCCCATTCAGACGAATTCTGAATTGATTGCCCGTATCAAAAAAGAGCCGATCTGACCCTACTCCAGCCGTGCTGTCAGCGCCGAAAACTGTACGAAATCCGCTGTCTTGTTCGTTCGTCGCAGGGTTGACCCACACCGACGCAGTCCACTCATCATCAGTCAAAAGCGGATGGCTAAAAGGTGGGTACACTTCTGTGTCTGTGCGCAACCCCTGCCCAAGTAGCCCCGCACCGACAAGACTGGGAGCGTGCAGCGTGCCGTCGTTGTCATTACCGGACACATCTTCGACATCAGTACCAGAGACCGTTGAGGCATCAAAGGTCCAGTGTCCAAAGAGCCCGTTAGTGTATCGATCGTTGCGGTTTGCGTTCCGTACCACTTGGCCGGAGTTGTTGTAGAGGTTTTTAATCTCGGAAGCAGAAAGGGCGCGGTTGTAGGTACGAACGTCATCAAGACGGCTTTTCGACTGACGTATCACATCTCCGTTTGAATCAACTCCGCTTCCGATGTGCAAGTCCATATCATTTTCCTCGTATGGACTACTAACATCAGAATCTTTGAGATCAGCATTGATGTACAAACTTCGGGTCCCGTTGTCGTATACTCCAACAACATGGACCCATTCACCCATAGGAAGACCGTAATAGTTAGTACTGCTTCTACTTGAAAAGTCGGCTGTATGGAAAATTATCCTATCCGGATCATCGCTATTCCCCCTACCGAAAACCCAGCCCCCCATTACTTCAAAATTTGC from Candidatus Paceibacterota bacterium carries:
- a CDS encoding DoxX family protein — encoded protein: MEILFLIGRILFGGFFFLNGINHLTKSSGLIGYAAAMGVPMPKLAVLGSGIMILLAGLGIVLGVYPTIGLILVLTFLLPVTFTMHQFWKHTDDALKMNDQINFMKNLALIGATIMLLALPLEWAYTIITL
- a CDS encoding sulfotransferase, with protein sequence MTSTELKEDMQEKGGANKENKVRKDKTFHFISGLPRAGSTLLANILSQNPRFSASHTSGILDVLFATRNNWDKLIEFKAHPDETAKLRVLRSILGGYYSNIEEEVVFDKSRGWLSQLGMAESILGRKAKVLVPVRDIRDVLASFEKLWRQTSETKQVVQEQEHYFQFQTVQGRCEVWLRPEQPVGLAYNRLKDAINRGYSDRMYLIDFNDLTNSPKRVMDSIYKFLGEEPFEHNFDHVEQVTWEDDSMHGFENLHTIRPKVEPMPEQWPKVLGKGAEQYGKLNFWKKS
- a CDS encoding transposase, whose product is MSRNYVFAPGEYYHLYSRGAEKVKTYRQESDYRRFKEGLYLHNTEQSVNIRDAKKALSLGLTSGGSLYETERGESIVDIGAYCLMPNHFHLLVREKVDGGISKFMQKLMTSYTMFINKKYERTGALFGSSFKARHILDDSHLKYLFAYIHLNPREIVGNDLKLEDYQHSSYPDYVDMGRPEEAILSKGSFPDYFSGAMNKEIKEWLDYEDTC
- a CDS encoding LamG domain-containing protein, with amino-acid sequence MHSIKIQNLKLEIQPKLFGVFFLSILCGVFFILPVGDAEAAVISRPPNNLGLVGYWSFDEGAGTVAGDFSGNGNDGTFSDVTGWSSGIRGGAFFFDGDTINNISLPAGDWADIDNRDTTFSFWIKTTDSDSANGIISSQRAVENPYWVLGLRSGGITFRVQNSDGDGAESGLLNTTINDGTWHHVVVVVEDVGTSVSATAYVDGVVSGDGTNTINISGDKYNGTDPSIGRWNAWGYLAGTLDEMRVYNRALSASEIADLYSRSGSVTRNASTIGKYTDGLISHWTFDGPDMTSATATDVFGDNDGTLEDAPVRRIGIAGQALEFDGVDDYVSHPDNSDFDLGTGSLTATAWIKVKAEAPYTRMAIVGKKTNSNNIEGWKLRIQQSGDNESMHLQHSLSDGSTNVATTWFDSIDRDVWTHVIVVIDRDQDEVRIYKNGIEGESSDISDYSGDPITNGQPLRIGNQGTSAPFEGLIDDVRVYDRALSDDEITGLYNATKPFTENAPRNDQFTNGLVGYWSFDGPDVSGSTVDDVSGSSNDGTINGDASPAIGKIGQAFEFDGDGDYVDAGDSASLDLTSAITMSTWVNIDTVSVRHNIMSKYDTSGSQRAYAMDMNTENDGNVAVFLGSPDGTSFDEVKSNDGYLSANTWHHVIFTWSKNENGGNGRLFVDGEEVSYESQETKTDDMNTNNVSFKIARTYTTDRDYSGKIDDVRIYNRSLSADEVQRLYQMGR
- a CDS encoding LamG domain-containing protein codes for the protein VSKLYMNYRYLKITYLVPLLFVAVCAVGSFSIPDIANAAVISRPPNNLGLTGYWSFDEGRGTVAGDFSGQGNDGTFVGNPEWGEGRVGGAIDLSDDFSDYIKGTAPSLPNDFSVSFWLYTTEDWHGAWNLYLGTANFEVMGGWVFGRGNSDDPDRIIFHTADFSSRSSTNYYGLPMGEWVHVVGVYDNGTRSLYINADLKDSDVSSPYEENDMDLHIGSGVDSNGDVIRQSKSRLDDVRTYNRALSASEIKNLYNNSGQVVRNANRNDRYTNGLFGHWTFDASTVSGTDVEDVSGNDNDGTLHAPSLVGAGLLGQGLRTDTEVYPPFSHPLLTDDEWTASVWVNPATNEQDSGFRTVFGADSTAGVGSDRLFFDTGNQFRIRLNGTNTVFSPQAYFSGINKWNYVTLTKEFDGGSTYTYNIYINGEFKGTIDSSVGIFLDRFGASKSETGHRYVGKADDYRVYDRALSAEEVKGLYNATKPSTENANRNDLLTNGLVGHWSFDGPDVSASTADDVSGNGNDGTLNGDVSPAAGVIGQGFSFDGSGDYILVSPMDGLTNLTVSGWIYRENNSTWHALSSRQTGSNSTRNWWLGGESGQNKAFFSMYSSGGAANSHSSNGDLPQEEWTHITGTYNGSAMKIYINGALDKTIETSFTPVTSSADMAIGARGDGGTHYLDGLVDDVRIYNRALSADEVKRLYHMGR